A portion of the Paenibacillus sp. PvR098 genome contains these proteins:
- a CDS encoding type II toxin-antitoxin system PemK/MazF family toxin, whose product MIVKRGDVFFADLSPVVGSEQGGIRPVLIIQNDIGNRFSPTVIVAAITAQIQKAKLPTHVEIDAEAHGFDRDSVILLEQIRTIDKQRLTDKITHLDEETMRKVDEALQISVGLIEF is encoded by the coding sequence TTGATTGTCAAACGTGGCGATGTTTTTTTCGCGGATCTATCACCGGTCGTGGGTTCTGAGCAGGGCGGTATTCGGCCTGTTCTGATTATTCAGAATGATATCGGCAATCGCTTCAGTCCCACGGTGATCGTGGCAGCGATTACAGCACAGATTCAGAAGGCCAAGCTGCCGACGCACGTGGAGATTGACGCGGAAGCGCACGGTTTTGACAGGGATTCGGTCATTCTGCTCGAACAGATCCGTACGATCGATAAGCAGCGATTAACGGATAAAATCACGCACTTGGATGAAGAAACCATGCGCAAGGTCGATGAAGCTTTGCAAATCAGCGTTGGACTGATTGAGTTTTAA